From the genome of Tsukamurella pulmonis:
GTAGACGATCCGGCCGAGGCCGACCCACGCGTGCGCGGCGCTGCACATCGCGCAGTGCTCACCCGAGGTGTACGTCACCGCGGTGGCGCGCTCGGCGGGCGTGAGGTGTTCCGCCGCCCACCGCGCGATCTCGAACTCGGGGTGCCGCGTCCCGTCGCCGCCCGCGATCCGGTTGCGGTCCTCGAAGACCACCGCGCCGCCGGAGACGAGCAGCGACCCGAAGGGCGCGTCGCCCGCGTCGAGGGCGGCACGGGCGAGGTCGACGCAGCGGCGCAGGTGGGGCAGGTCATCGGGAAGCGGTTCGGTCGTCCGGTGCTCGGTTGTCACACCCCGACCGTAACGTTCGAGTCAGGCGAATCGGGCGCCGTTCGGCCGGACGAAGGAGACCACATGGCCTTGCATCTGCACATGATCAACCTGGACTGCGCCGATGTCGCGAGGCAGGCGGCGTTCTGGTCGGAGGCGCTCGGCGTGCCCGTCGACGAGAACGACGGCAACGCCTTCATGCGCACCGTCGGGTTCGCGGAACCCGCGCTGCCGCGGATGATGTTCCTCGCCGTCCCCGAGGGCAAGACGGTCAAGAACCGGCTGCACCTGGACCTGCACGCGGACGACCGTGAGGCCGAGGTCGCGCGCCTCGTCGCGCTGGGCGCGACGCAGCTGCGCGAGCACGACGAGTGGGGCGTGCGGTGGACGGTGCTGCAGGACCCGGAGGGCAACGAGTTCTGTATCGCCCAGGGCTGACCGGGGTCGGTCGTCAGGCGACCGGGTCCATCAGCGTCGCCGTTCCGTCCTGCCGGCGGTGCGCGTCGATCTGCGGGACGAGCCGGCGGAAGTGCTCGGAGGCGCAGTGCGCGTCCAGTGCGGCGCGGTCCGGCCAGGACTCGATGTAGACGAAGTGGCCGGGATCCTCCCGATCCTGGAAGAGCTCGTAACTGATGCAGAGCGGCTCCGTGCGCGTGAGACGGACGAGCTCCTCCATGAGGGGCCGGACGATCTCCACCGCATCGGGCCGGATGTAGTCCTGCGCGATCACCTTCAGCATGGCTTCACGGTAGGCGCGCGGGGCGGTCCGCCGGGCCCGGCTTGCGGATCCGACTGTCCTCACGCGGATCCGACGGTCCTCACGCCGCCTGGTCGGCGAACTGGGTGCGGTAGAGCTCGGCGTAGCGGCCGCCGCGCGCGAGCAGCGTGTCGTGCGTGCCGCGCTCGACGATGCGCCCGGCCTCGAGCACGAGGATCTGGTCCGCCGCGCGGATCGTCGAGAGGCGATGGGCGATCACCAGTGAGGTGCGATCGGCCAGGGCCTCACCGAGCGCGGCCTGCACCGCGGCCTCCGACGTCGAATCCAGGTGGGCCGTGGCCTCGTCGAGGATCACCACCGAGGGCTGCGCGAGGAGCAGCCGCGCGATGGTCAGGCGTTGGCGCTCGCCGCCCGAGAGCCGGTAGCCGCGCTCGCCGACGACGGTGTCCAGCCCGTCGGGCAGGTGGGCCACCAGTTCCTCGAGGCGGGCCCGTCGCAGCGCGTCGCCGATCTCGGCATCGGTCGCCTCCGGATTCGCGAGCAGCAGGTTCGCGCGGATGGTGTCGTGGAACAGGTGCCCGTCCTGCGTGACCAGGCCGACGGCGGAATGCAGGCTCCGGGCGGTGATCTCACGCAGGTCGACGCCGTTGAGGGTGATCGCACCCGCGTCGGGGTCGTAGAGGCGGGTGGCGAGCTGCGCGATCGTCGACTTGCCGGCGCCGGAACTTCCGACCAG
Proteins encoded in this window:
- a CDS encoding putative quinol monooxygenase, with the protein product MLKVIAQDYIRPDAVEIVRPLMEELVRLTRTEPLCISYELFQDREDPGHFVYIESWPDRAALDAHCASEHFRRLVPQIDAHRRQDGTATLMDPVA
- a CDS encoding VOC family protein, whose amino-acid sequence is MALHLHMINLDCADVARQAAFWSEALGVPVDENDGNAFMRTVGFAEPALPRMMFLAVPEGKTVKNRLHLDLHADDREAEVARLVALGATQLREHDEWGVRWTVLQDPEGNEFCIAQG
- a CDS encoding nucleoside deaminase; translated protein: MTTEHRTTEPLPDDLPHLRRCVDLARAALDAGDAPFGSLLVSGGAVVFEDRNRIAGGDGTRHPEFEIARWAAEHLTPAERATAVTYTSGEHCAMCSAAHAWVGLGRIVYAGSTEQLVAWHAEWGLPPAPVAPLPIGVVAPTVPVSGPEPSLTAELRALHARAAGVAP